The following coding sequences lie in one Cytophagia bacterium CHB2 genomic window:
- a CDS encoding Gfo/Idh/MocA family oxidoreductase — translation MPKASVFRFGFVGAGRIARVHAEALRELGGAEIVAWSAGHWHNAEKASGSFGGRPMTTEDLLKHPEIDAVLISSPTPRHHEQTLAALAQGKHVFCEKPMTRTDEEAQAVLTAAKSSECGFYVGHTLRFFSRYAKARELLRAGAIGTLRRVASRRLNAPPAEGRASWFFDFAQSGGCILDLMIHDFDFLQWCLGKPTRIEAETAPNKDPEGWQHAIVHLYFKGGARAEVEGSWLHHRHERSLLLEGDNGKITIDPDDGLLRLENSQGARVIDVPVVDGYREQMHHFLEHLRSGAPLLVTPQDAASALAIALTALQKLGKE, via the coding sequence ATGCCAAAGGCAAGCGTTTTTCGTTTTGGCTTTGTCGGCGCAGGCCGGATTGCGCGAGTGCATGCAGAGGCGCTGCGCGAACTCGGCGGCGCCGAAATCGTTGCGTGGTCTGCCGGCCATTGGCACAATGCTGAAAAGGCTTCAGGCTCATTCGGCGGCCGGCCGATGACCACCGAGGATTTGCTCAAGCATCCGGAGATTGACGCCGTTCTCATCTCAAGCCCGACGCCGCGGCATCATGAGCAAACGCTTGCGGCCCTGGCGCAGGGCAAACATGTGTTTTGTGAAAAGCCCATGACGCGCACCGACGAGGAAGCGCAGGCGGTGCTCACGGCGGCAAAATCGTCGGAATGCGGTTTCTACGTCGGGCACACCCTGCGATTCTTCTCGCGCTATGCCAAAGCGCGCGAGCTGCTGCGCGCAGGCGCGATCGGCACGCTGCGCCGCGTGGCCAGCCGCCGCTTGAATGCGCCGCCGGCAGAGGGCCGCGCCTCCTGGTTTTTTGATTTTGCGCAAAGCGGCGGCTGCATTCTCGATCTCATGATTCATGATTTCGATTTCTTACAATGGTGTCTCGGCAAGCCCACACGCATCGAGGCTGAAACCGCCCCCAACAAAGATCCCGAAGGCTGGCAGCATGCCATCGTGCATTTGTATTTCAAAGGCGGCGCGCGCGCGGAAGTCGAAGGCAGTTGGCTGCATCATCGTCATGAACGCTCGCTGTTGCTGGAAGGTGATAACGGAAAAATTACCATCGACCCGGACGACGGCCTTCTCCGCCTGGAAAACAGCCAGGGCGCGCGCGTGATCGATGTTCCGGTGGTGGACGGCTACCGCGAGCAAATGCATCACTTCTTAGAGCATCTCCGCTCCGGCGCGCCGCTGCTCGTCACACCGCAAGACGCTGCCAGCGCGCTAGCAATTGCGTTGACAGCTTTGCAAAAACTTGGAAAGGAATAG
- a CDS encoding aldo/keto reductase — translation MEFWAGRLARREMALAILLCPFYHSFIKNSSAYAPSACGGWGIVILGGCRPMKHKRFGKTDLWVSEMCLGTMMFGDRCSESEAERILGQAREAGVTFLDTAAMYCDGRTEEILGRLLRSQRTEFVIASKVHKGIDAGSILTSIDESLSRLQTDYLDLYLIHWPKAGMRLDEIMRALDHVVKQGKARYVGCCNYPAYLFLLSNAEAAQHAFSEMACLQIPYNLIERGAEVEVLPMAHTLGLAVTAYRPLAMGLLAGKYQHGAELPEDSRAITDERIGRWLTAHGEDLARLADYAQQHQLKIGEVAIAWLRASPAVTCPIVGVSSLAQFQASLPAFELELEPQEREYISNLFNTEVKEESGGAYKALRRNLTLLSGS, via the coding sequence GTGGAATTTTGGGCTGGCCGGCTGGCGCGGCGTGAAATGGCGCTTGCAATTCTCCTTTGCCCTTTTTATCATTCCTTCATCAAAAACAGTTCGGCTTACGCCCCATCCGCCTGCGGGGGTTGGGGCATTGTTATTTTGGGAGGCTGTCGCCCCATGAAGCACAAGCGGTTCGGAAAAACCGATCTTTGGGTTTCTGAGATGTGTCTCGGCACCATGATGTTCGGCGATCGTTGCAGCGAAAGTGAAGCGGAGCGTATTCTCGGCCAGGCGCGCGAGGCGGGCGTGACGTTTCTCGACACGGCGGCGATGTATTGCGATGGCCGCACGGAAGAGATACTCGGGCGCTTGTTGCGCAGCCAGCGCACCGAATTTGTCATTGCCTCCAAAGTTCACAAAGGCATCGACGCCGGCAGTATTTTGACGAGCATCGATGAAAGCCTGAGCCGGTTGCAAACGGATTATCTCGATCTTTATTTGATTCACTGGCCAAAAGCCGGCATGCGTCTCGATGAAATCATGCGCGCGCTCGATCATGTGGTGAAACAGGGCAAGGCGCGCTATGTCGGCTGCTGCAACTATCCCGCATATCTTTTTTTATTATCCAATGCCGAAGCCGCCCAACATGCTTTCAGTGAAATGGCGTGCCTGCAAATTCCTTACAACCTGATCGAACGCGGCGCAGAAGTTGAAGTTTTACCCATGGCGCACACGCTGGGTCTGGCCGTGACCGCCTATCGTCCGCTGGCCATGGGTCTGCTTGCCGGGAAGTATCAGCACGGTGCGGAATTGCCGGAAGATTCACGCGCGATTACGGATGAACGCATTGGGCGCTGGCTGACGGCGCACGGCGAGGATTTGGCGCGACTTGCCGATTATGCGCAGCAACATCAGCTCAAGATTGGCGAAGTCGCGATTGCCTGGCTGCGGGCATCTCCGGCGGTCACGTGTCCGATTGTGGGGGTCAGCTCGCTCGCGCAATTTCAGGCGAGCCTGCCCGCATTTGAGCTTGAGCTGGAGCCGCAGGAACGCGAGTATATCTCAAACCTCTTCAACACCGAGGTGAAAGAAGAATCCGGCGGCGCTTACAAAGCGCTGCGCCGCAATCTCACGCTGCTCTCCGGCAGTTGA
- a CDS encoding anhydro-N-acetylmuramic acid kinase: protein MLIPGLPMQRFLQILAKSERLIIGLNSGTSADGIDAALVQCAGSGIAVQFKLLAFEHYAYPEAIREQLLRAALPGRGSVDQICRLNVAVGECFAQAVKALLAAHGLQAEQIDLIGSHGQTMHHLPNAEPITGVATAGTLQIGEPSLIAKRTGIITIADFRAADMALGGQGAPLVPLMDFLLLRSPQKTRGVLNLGGIANLTLLKKNGTLEDVRAFDTGPANMVIDGLMQRLYGRAFDEDGKIASQGKVSSELLQHLLQHPYFSRPLPKSTGREEFGEPFIDHLVYLALHHDLKNEDIIATATALTVATVWQGAELLQASRSKIEELIVSGGGAQNPVMMAGLQEKFAPAQVITTNILGVPSEAKEAILFALLANETASGNPGNVPSVTGATAATVLGKICL from the coding sequence ATGCTCATTCCGGGATTGCCCATGCAACGCTTCTTACAAATCCTCGCCAAATCTGAGCGCCTCATCATTGGTCTAAACTCCGGCACCTCTGCTGATGGCATTGATGCAGCATTGGTGCAATGCGCCGGCAGCGGCATTGCCGTGCAATTCAAGCTGTTGGCATTCGAGCATTATGCTTATCCCGAGGCGATTCGCGAGCAATTGCTGCGCGCCGCGCTGCCGGGGCGCGGCTCCGTCGATCAAATCTGCCGCTTGAATGTTGCGGTGGGCGAATGCTTTGCACAGGCGGTCAAGGCCCTGCTTGCCGCCCATGGCTTGCAAGCGGAACAGATCGATCTCATCGGCTCGCACGGCCAAACCATGCATCATCTGCCCAACGCGGAGCCGATTACGGGTGTGGCGACCGCGGGCACGCTGCAAATCGGTGAGCCGAGCCTCATTGCAAAACGTACCGGCATCATCACGATTGCAGATTTCCGCGCAGCCGACATGGCGCTCGGCGGACAGGGCGCGCCGTTGGTGCCGCTTATGGATTTTTTGCTGCTACGGTCGCCGCAAAAAACGCGCGGCGTGCTAAATCTTGGCGGCATTGCCAATCTCACGTTGTTAAAGAAAAATGGCACACTCGAGGACGTCCGGGCGTTCGATACCGGCCCGGCCAACATGGTGATCGATGGGCTGATGCAAAGGCTTTACGGCCGCGCATTCGATGAAGACGGCAAAATCGCCTCGCAAGGCAAAGTTTCTTCGGAGTTATTGCAGCATCTGCTGCAGCATCCTTATTTTTCACGGCCGTTGCCCAAATCTACCGGCCGTGAGGAGTTCGGAGAACCTTTTATTGATCATCTTGTTTATCTTGCCTTGCATCATGATCTAAAAAATGAGGACATTATTGCTACCGCAACGGCGTTGACGGTCGCCACGGTTTGGCAGGGCGCAGAGCTGTTGCAAGCCTCGCGCAGCAAAATCGAGGAATTGATCGTGAGCGGCGGCGGCGCGCAAAATCCCGTGATGATGGCTGGTTTGCAGGAAAAGTTTGCGCCGGCGCAAGTGATCACGACGAACATTCTCGGTGTGCCGAGCGAGGCGAAAGAGGCGATTCTCTTTGCCCTGTTGGCGAATGAAACCGCCTCCGGAAATCCCGGGAACGTGCCCTCGGTCACCGGCGCGACTGCCGCGACGGTGTTGGGGAAAATTTGTTTGTGA
- a CDS encoding DUF433 domain-containing protein, with amino-acid sequence MKSKIINSSPDIMGGTPVFSGTRVPVQTLLDYIEGGESIDSFLEGFPSVTREQILAFLYEIKQQIISGVEESECAVR; translated from the coding sequence ATGAAAAGCAAAATCATCAACTCCTCCCCGGACATTATGGGAGGAACGCCGGTTTTTTCTGGAACGCGAGTTCCAGTTCAGACGTTGTTGGATTATATTGAAGGCGGAGAATCTATAGATAGTTTTTTAGAAGGTTTTCCCTCGGTTACGAGGGAACAGATACTTGCATTTTTGTATGAGATAAAACAACAAATCATTTCCGGGGTGGAAGAAAGTGAATGTGCTGTTAGATGA